The following coding sequences lie in one Steroidobacter denitrificans genomic window:
- a CDS encoding acetyl-CoA C-acetyltransferase, with translation MRRAAIVSPVRTGVGTFGGSLRPVPVEELAASVIRAVLARTGLDPARIDDVVMAQSYANSETPCIGRWAALQAGLPIEVPGMQLDRRCGGGLQAVIAAAMMVQTGAADVVLVGGVESMSNIEYYTTDMRWGARAGSVKLHDRLDRGRERSQPVERFGPISGMIETAENLAREHGISREEADAYAARSHHRARDAWAAGRFDAEVIPVSVPQKKGATLAFARDEGIRPDTSRESLAALRPLIKGGTVTAGNSSQQNDAAAACLVVAEEKLSSLRLEPMGFLIDWAAAGCDPATMGYGPVPAVAKLLRRTGLSLDHMDLVELNEAFACQVLAVLKGWGWNDPDRLNVNGSGISLGHPIGATGVRILATLLHELARRGGRYGLETMCIGGGQGLAAIFERAGQAAG, from the coding sequence ATGAGACGAGCAGCCATCGTAAGCCCCGTACGCACGGGTGTCGGCACCTTCGGCGGCAGCCTGCGTCCGGTCCCTGTCGAGGAGTTGGCGGCGAGTGTGATTCGCGCCGTCCTCGCCCGCACCGGTCTGGATCCGGCGCGCATCGACGATGTGGTGATGGCGCAATCCTATGCCAATAGCGAGACGCCCTGTATCGGCCGCTGGGCGGCGCTGCAGGCGGGGCTGCCCATCGAAGTGCCGGGCATGCAGCTCGATCGCCGCTGCGGCGGCGGGCTGCAGGCGGTCATCGCCGCGGCGATGATGGTGCAGACCGGCGCCGCCGACGTGGTGCTGGTCGGCGGCGTGGAGAGCATGAGCAATATCGAGTACTACACCACCGACATGCGCTGGGGTGCCCGCGCCGGCTCGGTCAAGCTGCACGATCGGCTCGATCGCGGCCGCGAACGCTCGCAGCCCGTGGAACGCTTCGGCCCCATCTCCGGCATGATCGAAACCGCGGAAAATCTGGCTCGCGAGCATGGCATCAGCCGCGAAGAGGCGGACGCCTACGCGGCCCGCAGCCACCATCGCGCCCGCGACGCCTGGGCCGCGGGACGATTCGATGCCGAGGTCATACCGGTATCCGTGCCGCAAAAAAAAGGTGCGACGCTTGCCTTTGCGCGCGACGAAGGCATACGGCCCGACACCAGCCGCGAGTCCCTCGCTGCGCTGCGTCCGCTGATCAAGGGCGGCACCGTCACCGCCGGCAACTCCAGCCAGCAGAACGACGCTGCGGCCGCCTGCCTGGTGGTGGCCGAGGAAAAACTCTCCAGTCTCCGGCTGGAACCCATGGGATTCCTCATCGACTGGGCAGCCGCCGGTTGCGATCCGGCGACCATGGGCTATGGCCCAGTGCCGGCGGTGGCAAAGCTTTTGCGCAGAACCGGGCTGTCGCTCGATCACATGGATCTCGTCGAACTCAACGAAGCCTTCGCCTGCCAGGTTCTCGCCGTGCTCAAGGGCTGGGGCTGGAACGATCCGGACCGGCTCAACGTCAACGGCTCGGGAATATCCCTCGGTCATCCCATCGGCGCGACCGGCGTGCGCATCCTCGCCACCCTGCTGCACGAACTGGCGCGTCGCGGCGGACGCTACGGTCTGGAGACCATGTGCATTGGCGGCGGCCAGGGTCTTGCGGCAATATTCGAGCGAGCCGGCCAGGCGGCGGGTTAG
- a CDS encoding acetyl-CoA hydrolase/transferase family protein, which translates to MLEHTTADLDFAAWVRPGDRVLWGQAAAEPLPLVAALLEQRHRIGGRFQVFLGIPAAGGKLAAEHADCIDFVGYCGSGTNRALAAAGKLDILPCHYSQFPDLLTTGSLASDVLLLQVAPPDEQGRYSLGLAHEYLVPIIDSARTVIAEVNRQAPWTHGERFLTDEDFDVVVHTDRPLPEIAHPAPGSVERAIAAHVSGLIEDGATLQAGLGAIPEAILERLGDRRDLGMHSGAIGDAVVRLMTCGALTNARKTRDRGITVAGLALGGRVTHEFIHRNPAIQFRSTRYTHDADVLASIDRFVALNSAVEVDLTGQINAEQAAGSYVGAVGGAIDFLRGAARSRGGLPIVALPSTAGRHSRIVSRLSGPVSTSRADAGLIVTEHGIADLRGQPISERIRRMIAIAEPRHRDTLERTAKEVNP; encoded by the coding sequence ATGCTTGAGCACACCACGGCGGACCTCGATTTCGCCGCCTGGGTGCGTCCCGGCGACCGGGTGCTCTGGGGTCAGGCGGCGGCTGAACCCCTGCCGCTGGTGGCGGCGCTGCTCGAGCAGCGCCATCGCATCGGCGGACGTTTCCAGGTCTTCCTGGGTATCCCTGCCGCGGGCGGCAAGCTCGCCGCCGAGCACGCGGACTGCATCGACTTCGTCGGCTATTGCGGCAGCGGCACCAACAGGGCGCTCGCAGCCGCCGGCAAGCTCGATATCCTGCCCTGTCATTATTCGCAATTTCCCGATCTGCTCACGACCGGCTCGCTCGCCAGCGACGTGCTGCTTCTGCAGGTGGCGCCGCCGGACGAACAGGGTCGATACAGTCTCGGTCTCGCTCACGAATATCTTGTGCCGATCATCGACAGCGCTCGCACCGTGATCGCCGAAGTCAACCGCCAGGCGCCATGGACTCATGGTGAGCGCTTCCTCACCGATGAGGACTTCGATGTCGTCGTGCACACCGACCGACCGTTACCCGAGATCGCGCATCCGGCACCGGGCTCCGTGGAGCGCGCCATCGCCGCTCACGTGAGCGGGCTCATCGAGGATGGCGCGACGCTCCAGGCCGGTCTGGGCGCGATCCCCGAAGCCATCCTCGAGCGTCTGGGCGATCGGCGCGATCTGGGCATGCATTCGGGCGCAATCGGCGATGCCGTCGTCCGCCTGATGACCTGCGGAGCCCTGACGAATGCGCGCAAGACGCGCGATCGCGGTATCACGGTGGCCGGTCTTGCCTTGGGCGGCCGTGTGACTCACGAATTCATTCACCGCAACCCCGCCATACAGTTCCGCTCCACGCGCTACACCCATGATGCGGATGTACTCGCGAGCATCGACCGCTTCGTCGCCCTGAATTCAGCGGTCGAAGTGGATCTCACCGGACAGATCAACGCCGAGCAGGCCGCGGGCAGCTATGTCGGCGCAGTCGGCGGCGCCATCGATTTTTTACGCGGCGCGGCCCGATCCCGCGGCGGCCTGCCGATCGTCGCGCTGCCCTCCACCGCCGGTCGGCACAGCCGTATCGTGTCGCGCCTGAGCGGACCGGTCAGTACCTCGCGTGCGGACGCCGGACTGATCGTCACCGAGCACGGCATCGCCGATTTACGCGGCCAGCCGATATCGGAGCGTATCCGCCGCATGATTGCCATTGCCGAGCCGCGCCACCGAGATACACTCGAGCGTACGGCCAAAGAGGTTAACCCATGA